A stretch of DNA from Cellulomonas xiejunii:
CGTACCTGACGTCGTGCGCGCACGAGGTCGCGTTCTTCGACCAGGTCCGCGTGGCGGAGCCCGTGGTGGCAGTGTGAGCGGATGACCCTCGCGCACGTGCGTGCCGTCGTGCTGGACGTCGGGGAGACGCTCGTCGACGAGACCCGCGCGTGGACCCGGGCGGCGGGGGAGGTCGGCGTGACGCCGTTCGCCCTCATGGGGGTCCTCGGCGTCCTCGCCGAGCGGGGTGAGCCGGTCGCGCGCGTCTGGGACGTGCTCGGCGTCGAGCCGCCGGCGTCACGGCCGACGATCGGGCCCGACGACCTGTACCCGGACGCGCTGCCCACCCTGACGTCGCTGCGGTCGGCGGGGTTCGTCGTCGCGATCGCCGGCAACCAGCCCGCCGGCGCCGAGGACCAGCTGCGTGCCGCGGGTGTCGACCTCGACCTCGTCGCGTCGTCGGCGCGGTGGGGCGTCGCCAAGCCGGCCCCCGCGTTCTTCGCGCGCATCCTCAGCGAGCTCCGGCTCGCCCCCGAGCACGTGCTGTACGTCGGCGACCGGCTCGACAACGACGTGCTCCCGGCACGCGCCGCAGGCATGCGGACGGCGTTCCTGCGCCGCGGACCGTGGGGCTACCTCCACGCGTCGCGCGCGCAGGTCGCGCTCGCCGACCTGCGTGTCGCCTCGCTGACCGAGCTGACGGACGTGCTGCTCGCGGCGCGCCGCTGACGGTTGGCGGTCAGCAGCCGTCGTCGCTGCAGGTGTCACCGGTCGGTGCTGCCGCGAGCGGGTTGGCCTCGCGCCACCCGGCGTCGAGCAGCTGCGCGAACACCTCGGCCGGCTGGGCCCCGGACACCGCGTACTTCCGGTCGACCACGAAGAACGGCACGCCGGTGACGCCGAGCGCGCGGGCGGTCGCGAGGTCCTCACGGACGGCGTCGGTCGCCGCGCCGCCGGCGAGGGCCGCTGTGACGCGTGCGTCGTCCCAACCGTGCGCCGCGAACCCGGCCCGCGCCGCGACCGCGACGAGCGCGCCGTCCGCGCCCAGGTCGACGCCCCGCTCGAAGTGCGCGGAGAACAGCGCCTCCATGGTCGTCTCGACGAGTACGCCACCTCCGGCCTCGCGGGCCAGGTGCAGGAGGCGGTGGGCGTCGAACGTGTTGAAGGCGAGCGTCTGCGCGAAGTCGTACCGCAGGCCCTCTCCGGCGCCCACGGAAGCGACGTGCGCGAACATCTGCTCGACCCGCTCGCGGGGCAGGCCCTTCATCTCGACGAGCGCGTCGATCTCCGGCCGCCCGGGCCCGGCGGGGGTCTCGGGGGAGAGCAGGTAGGACCGCCAGTGCACGTCCACGTGGTCGCGGTGCGCGAACTCGCGCAGCGCGGTGGCGAACCGGCGCTTGCCGATCCAGCACCAGGGGCACGCGACGTCGGACCACACCTCGACGGTCACGGTGCGGGGTGGGGCGGTGAAGACGGGGTTGTCGAGAGTCACGGGAGCAGCAGGACCTTCCCGGTGGTGGCGCGCCCTTCGAGG
This window harbors:
- a CDS encoding HAD family hydrolase is translated as MTLAHVRAVVLDVGETLVDETRAWTRAAGEVGVTPFALMGVLGVLAERGEPVARVWDVLGVEPPASRPTIGPDDLYPDALPTLTSLRSAGFVVAIAGNQPAGAEDQLRAAGVDLDLVASSARWGVAKPAPAFFARILSELRLAPEHVLYVGDRLDNDVLPARAAGMRTAFLRRGPWGYLHASRAQVALADLRVASLTELTDVLLAARR
- a CDS encoding DsbA family oxidoreductase, which translates into the protein MTLDNPVFTAPPRTVTVEVWSDVACPWCWIGKRRFATALREFAHRDHVDVHWRSYLLSPETPAGPGRPEIDALVEMKGLPRERVEQMFAHVASVGAGEGLRYDFAQTLAFNTFDAHRLLHLAREAGGGVLVETTMEALFSAHFERGVDLGADGALVAVAARAGFAAHGWDDARVTAALAGGAATDAVREDLATARALGVTGVPFFVVDRKYAVSGAQPAEVFAQLLDAGWREANPLAAAPTGDTCSDDGC